One window of the Runella slithyformis DSM 19594 genome contains the following:
- a CDS encoding M28 family peptidase, whose product MKYTFMAGGLLLCGLYAHAQKSISGFAVSNQSKQEKVEQEYRTKQSSERYKTHLQKLTSVPHLAGTPENEKVRDYIADVMRKAGWQVEIFPHDIYLSKSPGESLVEVVEPIRMPLNNREFIIKEDKYSGDPRLTPGWNSYSGTGDVTTEVVYANYGRKEDFEQLKAMGVSVKGKIVLARYGGNFRGYKAKHAEAAGAAGVIIYTDPADNGYMKGVTFPEGSQPNDNTIQRGSLLTVDYTGDPLTPFEPALPLDGPKKIKRLDPKDAAFHKIPVTPLPWGSAVEILKRMTGKAVPAGWQGGLPLAYRLEGGSELKVHLKVKQDKEFVRIYEVVGTLTGSEFPDEWIIAGCHYDAWSYGSTDPNSGTAMLLTLAESLGKLPQKPKRTVKICHWDAEEHGVIGSAEWVEQMRDELSAKAVAYMNYDAAVSGKIFGGSSSPSLKKLLIEATQSVQYPDSNKTVYEHWMAQKGGRKGSTVGITGTAPVAIADEPTIGNLGGGSDHIAFYMHAGIPSLSAGVSGPTLYHSQYDDLFFYNKFVDSTYKMGPMVEQVVGTMSLRLANADILPYDVSRYATDLATHLKTAEKAIKVYKSDYSVDKLLAQVETLKQNAEQFESRIKTLLTSEQLDKAKLAAINKELRNLEKAFLDPKGMAYGSWYRSLYASSDPYSGYASWMLPAFQYEASLKSTANLPDIEARHAKAIETLNTKIVTMNQQLGGSASSLGGAKN is encoded by the coding sequence GATTTGCGGTTTCCAATCAGTCAAAACAGGAAAAGGTCGAACAGGAATACCGTACCAAGCAATCGTCTGAACGCTACAAAACCCACCTTCAAAAACTCACAAGTGTCCCGCACTTGGCCGGCACACCGGAAAATGAAAAAGTGCGGGATTACATCGCCGATGTAATGCGCAAGGCAGGATGGCAGGTAGAGATTTTTCCTCACGATATTTACCTTTCCAAAAGCCCCGGCGAAAGCTTGGTTGAGGTGGTAGAGCCGATTCGGATGCCGCTCAACAACCGTGAGTTTATCATCAAAGAAGACAAATATTCGGGCGATCCCCGTCTCACTCCGGGCTGGAACTCATATTCAGGCACGGGAGATGTGACGACTGAAGTGGTCTATGCCAACTACGGACGTAAAGAAGATTTTGAACAACTGAAAGCCATGGGCGTTTCGGTCAAAGGAAAAATCGTATTGGCGCGTTACGGAGGAAACTTCCGGGGCTATAAAGCCAAACACGCCGAAGCCGCGGGGGCGGCGGGCGTCATTATTTATACCGACCCCGCCGACAACGGCTATATGAAAGGCGTGACCTTTCCGGAAGGCTCACAACCCAACGACAACACCATTCAGCGCGGCTCTTTACTGACCGTCGATTATACCGGCGACCCCTTAACCCCTTTTGAACCGGCGCTTCCGCTGGACGGCCCTAAAAAGATCAAACGCCTTGACCCCAAAGATGCCGCGTTTCATAAAATTCCCGTGACGCCCCTGCCGTGGGGCTCGGCCGTTGAAATCCTCAAACGCATGACCGGCAAAGCCGTACCGGCCGGCTGGCAGGGTGGATTGCCGCTGGCCTATCGCCTGGAAGGCGGCTCGGAGCTGAAAGTGCATTTAAAAGTAAAGCAGGACAAAGAATTCGTGCGTATTTATGAAGTAGTAGGCACCCTCACCGGCAGCGAGTTTCCGGATGAATGGATCATTGCAGGCTGCCACTACGATGCGTGGTCGTACGGCTCCACCGATCCCAACAGCGGTACTGCCATGCTTTTGACCTTGGCTGAATCGTTGGGAAAACTACCCCAAAAACCGAAGCGTACGGTCAAGATCTGCCATTGGGATGCCGAAGAGCACGGCGTCATCGGCTCAGCCGAATGGGTAGAGCAGATGCGCGACGAGCTGAGCGCCAAAGCAGTGGCCTACATGAACTATGACGCGGCGGTTTCGGGAAAAATATTCGGCGGCAGTTCGTCGCCTTCGTTGAAAAAACTACTCATTGAAGCCACGCAATCCGTTCAATATCCTGATTCCAACAAAACCGTTTACGAACATTGGATGGCGCAGAAAGGAGGCAGAAAAGGCAGTACCGTAGGCATCACCGGCACCGCTCCCGTGGCCATAGCCGATGAGCCAACGATTGGCAATTTGGGCGGAGGCTCAGATCACATTGCGTTCTATATGCACGCCGGAATTCCTTCATTGAGCGCCGGGGTGAGCGGACCTACGCTGTACCATTCTCAGTACGATGACCTGTTTTTCTATAATAAATTTGTGGATTCGACCTACAAAATGGGCCCGATGGTGGAGCAAGTGGTAGGAACGATGTCACTGCGGCTGGCCAACGCCGATATTTTACCGTATGATGTTTCCCGGTATGCCACCGACTTAGCCACGCACCTCAAAACTGCCGAAAAGGCCATTAAAGTGTATAAGTCTGATTACTCGGTGGATAAATTATTGGCGCAGGTAGAAACCCTGAAGCAAAACGCCGAGCAGTTTGAAAGCCGCATCAAAACGCTTCTGACTTCCGAGCAGCTCGACAAGGCAAAATTGGCAGCCATCAACAAAGAATTGCGGAACCTGGAAAAAGCTTTTCTCGACCCCAAAGGCATGGCCTACGGTTCTTGGTACCGCTCGTTGTACGCTTCCTCAGACCCTTACAGCGGCTACGCTTCGTGGATGCTGCCGGCGTTTCAGTACGAAGCATCGCTTAAGTCAACGGCCAACCTGCCGGATATCGAAGCACGTCATGCCAAGGCCATTGAAACGTTGAATACAAAAATCGTGACAATGAACCAACAATTGGGCGGCAGTGCCTCCTCTTTGGGCGGGGCCAAAAATTAA